The sequence GAGGGTGGGTGTCGGGCAAACGCTGCGGGGCCACCCTGGCCCGCCATCCCTCCCCCTCCCGGCTCAGCTCGGCGACGAGTTTGATGCGCTCGCCCGCCGCCTGCGCCGCCTGCACGTCCGCGAGCGTCACTCCCTCGATGCCCTCGATCTCGATGGCTTCGTAGGGAAAGGCCCCGTCGGCGCAGAAGCGGGCGAGCACCGCGAGTTTGTGCGCGGTGTCAAAGCCCCCGACATCGAGGGTGGGCGGGTCCTCGGCGTACCCGAGGGCCTGGGCTTCGGCGAGCGCGGAGGCGTAGTCCCGGCCCGCCTCCATCTGGGTGAGCACGAAATTGCAGGTGCCGTTCAGGACCGCCTGGAGGCGGGTAAAGGTGCTCGCGCGCAGCACGGTGCTCATCGGGCCGATGACGGGCGTGCCGGCCATCACCGACGCCTCGTAATAGAGCTTGCCGCCCAGGGCGTAGGGCCGCAGCTCGTCCCACCGCTCGGCGAGCAGCGCCTTGTTGGCGGTAATCACGGGCCGCCCGCTTTTCAGGTAGGGCCGCAGCAGCTCCAGCGGCGCCTCGATGCCGCCGAGCGCCTCGATCACCACGCCGCATTCCTGGAGAAAATCGCAGGTGCCCGTCACCCGCGTGCCGGCGGGCAGGTCACGCGCCTTGTGCACGTCGCGCACGAGCACGCCCGCCACCTCGATCTGCACACCGAGATCGTCAAACACCGACTTGCGCCGCTCGATCAGCCGCAGCACGTTCTGCCCCACCGTGCCGCCGCCGAGCACTCCCACCGTCATCGTCCTCATCGGCAGCGAGCCTAACGCGCGGGAAACAGGGAGAGGACGGGCCGGGATAGAGGTCAGCGCACCCGGATGGACCGCACGAGCGCGTCGAGGGCCGCCAGTTTGCCATTCTCGGCGTCGAGCTTGGTCATGGCCCGCTGGCGGTAAGCGAGCCACCCGTTTTCCGGAGACACGCTCTGGCCGGCCTCCACCGGGAAACTCTTCGGCGCATACGGGAGCCGAACCGAGACCAGATGCTTGCCGTCGTGGGTCAGGCCCTGGAAGGTGTAAAAAACCATCGAGCGCGGATACTCCACCGAGGTTTCCTGACTGTAGATGGCGAGGTAGCGTACGCCTTGCAACTGCGGAGTCTTCATGCGCTGAACGGACCCGGTGACCGCCTGCGCCATGTTCACGAGCGGGAAGTAGGGCAGTTCAAGCCAGTTGCGAAATACACTCATGTCCTGCTTCCCCGCGTTGATCTTTCGCAGCAGGTCCAGCCGCTCCTTCACCAGCCGCGCTGCCGGCCCCTTATACAGCGTCAGCCAGTTCTGCACCGGCGTCACCGTGACGTAGGCGGGCGGCATGTCGGCGACGAAGCCGGGCTTCCAGCGCTCGCCGGGGCGGTTCAGGGTCACGCGGACCTGCGCGGGCGAGAACTGGAAGGTTGGTCCCACGTTCGGCCCGCTCTCCGGGTAGACGACAGCCTTGCGAACCTCGGCCTGCGCCGCGTAGCCGGGGGCGCTCAGGGTGACGCGGGGCAGCGGCGCCGGCTGCGTCTTGAGGGTCTGGGCGGACGCCGGGGCGGCCAGGGCGAGGAGCAGGAGGGAGAGAGAGCGCTGCGGCGTCATGGGGCCGAGGATGACGCGCTCCTCTGACGCCCGTATGACGGCGCCGCGCCCGCGCTCTACACTCCCCGTATGCCCGATTCAGAGAGCCGTTCCCAGGCCAGGCGCCTGACCGACACCTACCGGCGCAACCTCGCCACGTTCGCCCGCGCCGCCGCCGAGCTGCCGGAAGGCGCCGAGCACGAGCGCATCGGCGGCGCGAGCAGCCTGAACTGGGTGACCGGCCACGTCCTCGGCAGCCGCCTGCTCGTCCTGGGCTTCCTGAACACCCGGCAGCCCGGCGTGGATGCGGAGGCC is a genomic window of Deinococcus reticulitermitis containing:
- a CDS encoding homoserine dehydrogenase; its protein translation is MRTMTVGVLGGGTVGQNVLRLIERRKSVFDDLGVQIEVAGVLVRDVHKARDLPAGTRVTGTCDFLQECGVVIEALGGIEAPLELLRPYLKSGRPVITANKALLAERWDELRPYALGGKLYYEASVMAGTPVIGPMSTVLRASTFTRLQAVLNGTCNFVLTQMEAGRDYASALAEAQALGYAEDPPTLDVGGFDTAHKLAVLARFCADGAFPYEAIEIEGIEGVTLADVQAAQAAGERIKLVAELSREGEGWRARVAPQRLPDTHPLCTAGASRNALVYEGEECGPLIFAGGGAGGLVTASAMVGDLLDLLIGFPGHVPLH